TTTAGGCGCCGAAATTGTCGAAGTAGACTTGAGCATTCTCAAATACTCTGTTGCAGTCTATTACATTTTAGCGACAGCCGAGGCATCAACCAATTTGGCGCGCTTTGACGGCATTCGCTACGGGCAGCGCTCCGCACGGGCCAAGACGCTCGAAGAGGTCTATGATTTCTCTAAAGAGGAAGGCTTCGGCCCTGAAGTCAAAAGGCGCATCATGCTGGGGACATTCGTTCTATCCGCAGGCTATCAGGATGCTTATTACAAAAAGGCGCAAAAGGTGCGCACTTTAATTTTGCGCAGCTATAAAGCTGCCTTCAATAAATGCGATCTGATCGCTTCCCCAGTCTCTCCATTTGCAGCATTTGAAATCGGGGCAATTAAAGATCCGTTGCAGATGTATTTAGAAGACATTTATACCATCGGGATTAACTTGGCAGGCCTTCCGGCCATTAGCCTTCCCAATGGCTTTAGCCAAGATGGCAAACCCATGGGCTTGCAATTGATCGGCCCTCAAAAGCATGATAGGCACGTTTTAAACGTCGCTCATATTCTAGAAAATGCGTTACCCATTCGCAATGCCATCCCCGAACTTGTCAAAGAGGAGAATCCTGCATGAGCCATAAATACCCCCATCCTTCGCATTCTGATTGGGAAGCCGTCATTGGCTTAGAGATCCACGTTGAGCTAAATACGAAATCAAAATTATTCAGCGTTGCCCCCAATCATTTCGGAGATGATCCAAATACCAATATTACAGAAGTCTGTACGGGACAGCCAGGCGCACTTCCCGTGCTCAATAAAGAAGCTGTACGCAAGGCTGTCCAATTTGGCTGCGCCATCCAAGCCAAAGTGGCCAAATTTAGCAAATTTGACCGTAAATCTTATTTTTATCCCGATAGCCCGCGTAATTTCCAAATTACACAATATGACCAGCCTATTGTCCTAGGAGGCACTGTCATTGCAGAAGTAGATGGCGAAGAAAAATCGTTTGCCGTGAACCGCGTTCATCTGGAAGACGATGCAGGCATGCTGAAGCATTTTTCCACTTTTGCAGGCGTTGATTATAACCGAGCCGGATGCCCTTTGATCGAGATAGTTTCGGAGCCTTGCATTCACACCCCTCGCGAGGCGGTGGCATATGCCATGGCCATTAAAGCCATTTTGCAATATATCGATGCGTCCGATTGCAACATGGAAGAAGGCTCTTTGCGCGTCGACACTAACGTCTCCGTCCGTTTAAAAGGAGAGAACAAGCTCCGCAATAAAATTGAAATTAAGAATATGAATTCTTTCAGTTTTATGGAAATGGCTTTAAAATCGGAGATCAATCGGCAAATTCAAGCGTATTTAGATAATCCCCACCTGCCGCATGATCAGGTGATCGAACAAGCGACCTATCGCTGGGATCCAGAAAAACAAGAGACGGTCTTAATGCGCCGCAAAGAATCTGCTGATGACTACCGCTATTTCCCGGAGCCGGACCTAGTTCCCATTATTTTAACAGACGAATACATTGAAGAAATCAGAGAAGGGCTGCCGGAGCTGCCTCTACAGCGCGAGCGCCGCTATGTCCGCCAGCTGGGATTATCCCCCCATCATGCGTTTGCCCTGACAAGCGAAAAAGCGCTAGCGGATTATTTTGAAAAAGCGCTCAACTCTTGCTCGAACGCCCGCAGCCTGGCCAATTGGCTGCTCGTCGAGTTTCCCGGGCGATTAAAAGAGAGTGGAGAAGATGTGATCACCATCGGCATTAAGCCCGAACATGCCGCTTCTTTAATTAACCTTATTGAAAAAGGAACCATCACCGGGCGCATTGCGAAAAGCGTTGCGGATGACATGGTCGCTGCGCCAGGAAAGGACCCCGCGGAAATCGTGGCGGCCAATCCTGATTATAAGCCTCTGAACGACCAAGCTGAGATTGAGCGCTTTGTCGATCAGGTTTTAGCCGAGAACGGACAATCCGTTGTCGATTTTAAAGCCGGACGTGATAAAGCATTTGCCTTCCTAGTCGGTCAAGTGATGAAGCTATGCAAAGGCAAAGCCTCTCCGCAACTCGTCAACGACCTTCTCAAACAAAAAATTTCCCAAATGCCTTAATTGTTTTCGCATCAGCCGCTCCAAAAGCGGCTGATGAAATGCAAATAAATATTTTTGAAAATTCTATTATTGATCAAGCAGGCCTACCCTTGGGATAAGCGTAGATACGCAAAGAATAAAAAGATTCGTTCAATAGCTTCATTATTCCGATGATAGCAAGCTGGATATCTTCCCTCTTGTTACAGCAATTAATGGCTTTATTTAATGGTATCCACGTTTCACTTATGCGGAATCGCTGGGCCATTTTTATCTCTGCACCGTTCCATTATGCGTTGCCCTTGCACGCCCATTCAAAGAGCGAGGCAAAAATGACAGGGGTGAAGAGGTAAAACCAAAAATGGCACTAAAAGGATTTATAAAAACCGCTAATGACCTCGATTCGCCTTCTTTTCCCCTATGGCTTCATAGAGAGAAAATGCTCTCGAAATATCGGTTATTATGGGCTTTAACACGCTCTAAGAGGATGTATTAAACCCATCATGCTTGAGTAGAATACGCTTGGCTTCTTGCGCCTGCCGCTTTAATTCGGCATACTCCTCAAATTCATTAGATGTTTCAATCGCCAAATCTAAAGCTTGCAAAGCGCTTTCGCGATCATGAATGGCAAATAGACATTTAGCTAAGTAAAAATAGGGAACTGGACTTGAGATATCGCATAAGGCCGCTAATTCATAGGCATCAATAGCCGCCTCATAATCTTGGCACATCTGTGTTGCCATTCCTAAACCGAGCCAATAATCATGATTATGGAGATTTAAAGTGGCCAAAAAAAGAAAAGCATTAGCTGCATCAACGTAACGCTTATGCTCAAACAATTGATAAGCGGCGCCATAGAATTTTGCCATCGTTGAATCTGAAAATCCCAGAATTTCTTGGGCCGTTTTTCCTTCTGCCAATTCTTTCTGCAGCAATTTTTTATTTTTCAACTTCTCTTTAACTTTTTTCGATAATCGAAATTCGCTTAAATCATCTTTCATGGCTTCCTCGGAATGCTATTTTTATTTTATTAAAATATTTTTAAACAGTCAAATTATTAGATTATAAAAATAAAATCACCCACTCAATAATCCATGAATATTATTGTCAGAAGAGAATAAAAAGTGTATGATTCTACCTGGACAATTTATTTGATATACAGACAAAGCAAAAGGTGCGGAGGAATTTTATGATTGAAACCATCCGTTATTACGGCAATCATACTGTTTTCGGTTCAATTGTAGATGGAGTCTCGACGATTTTAGATGCGATCAATAATGCAATTAATCGAGTTGCATTGGGAATTTTATTGCAAGTCGCTCTTACGGCCCCTCTCTTTTATTTACATCACAATCTTTTTGCCTTAGGCTTTGTCATTGGATTTGTTTTCGATCGCCAAGTGCGAGAAGTCGTAGAAAAAGTCAATGTCGTCTATAATGCCCACCGCTCTCTATTAGAGAAAATTTTATTCTTTGGCGGAGGAAGCTTATTAGCTGTTCTGACAATGCCGACATCCATCGTGATTGCTACTTTATATTATTCTGCTCAATGGGGAGCTCTCCTCTATCAAAATAGCCTAGGCAGACAAAGGCAAAGAAATCCCGATCCAGCGCCTACTCCTCTTGAGGAAATTATTGTAATCCCTTCTGAAGCTGCAATTATTCAACCACCCGTCAACTTATAATTTTTTTCATAAAGAAGATTATCGGATAGGATGCTGGCGAGGGTGAAAGGCTTGAAAAGCCTCTTGCAAATGCGTGCAGCTAACGTGCGTATAGCGATCAGTGCTGCTGATATGGGCATGTCCTAATAATTCTTGAATGATGCGCAAATCTGCGCCATTATCCAATAAATGCGTGGCAAAAGAGTGACGGAAGGTATGGGGAGAAATAGATTTGCTAATACCGGCTTGCCGGGCATAAAGCTTGACAAGCCTCCAGACCTGAATGCGATCTAAAGGTTTATGGGTTCGCGAGACAAAAAGAGCGTCTTGCCGCTCGTCCGCAGAGGCGTCCCTAAAAGCCAAATAGCGATCAACGGCCGCAATGGCCTTCGTTCCAATTGGAACGACTCTTTCCTTTCCGCCCTTTCCTTGAACACGGATAAAGGTATCATCAACATCCTGGATTTTGAGCTGGCATAGCTCTGAGGCCCTCAGTCCGCTTGCATATAGCACTTCCAAAATGGCCCGGTCGCGAGCCCCTTCCTTTGTCTGGCAATTAGGCTGCTGCATCAGTTTATCCATCTCCTCCGGCGTCAGCACATCGGGAATGAGCTGCCAGAGCTTTGGCGTCTCCAGAAGCAGCGTCACATTTGAAGAGAGGAGCCTTTCTCTTTTTAGAAAGCGGAAAAGCACCTTAATCGCAATAAGGGCCCGGCAAATAGAAGACGGGGCATAGTCCCCCCGTTGCTTGTCCGCGAGGAAGCTCGTAATATGCTCCAGCCCCACGTCCGCCCAGGCTTTTACTTGCTGGCCTTCCAAAAAGGTTAAGAAAACCGACACATCTCTTCGATATGCTTCTAATGTATTGAGAGCCAATCCTTTTTCGGCAACCAAATAAGTAGCAAAATCTTCTATATCCTCTTTCATGCATCTTCCTCGGGCGCCTATCTAATTAAGTCATGTGGGATAATTTTTCAGCAATTGCCTGCTGAATGCGAACGATTTCAATTTGAGAAATGGGAAGGATTTTAGCTCTAATAAACTCTTCGTGTTGAAGAATTTCATATAATCCCCACGTTGCCCCCTCGCTCTCAAATTCCTGCCTGAGAGCTAAGCGTCTAGCATGAGATAAAAAAATAATTAAGACAAAAATTTCCTCTTCATGCTGCGCGGCCTGGCCTAATAAGCTTTTTAAAAGCGTTAAGGCTTTTTCAGAGCGGGAAGAAGGCGCCGCTTTTTTTGGCTCGATTTTTGATTTCCAATAGCCTGAGCTATTTGACAGATCTTGCTGGCTGCTGAATTGCTCCCAACAAGCAACGCAAAAGTCTTGCCTGCTTATCTGGCCATTATCATTTTCCCTTAACAAGGAATAATACTCCATGCCGGGAAGCAGGCGCTCTCCTTTTTCCGAGCAGGACTGGCTTCTTTTGGGAATGTCAATTTGAAAAAATATGCTCATGATTTAGAGAAATTGTTCTTCTTGAGGAATTGAAGTTTTATATGTTTTGCAATGGAACATAACAAGCGCATCGGTCTCGAGCACTGTGCGGTTTAAATAGTTGAGATGAGGTGGCTATGGGCTGCGGCCCATGCCGCCCCCACAGCGATTTACTTGGCAGTTTTGGACTTGAACATATCCTTTGCTGCATTTACCGATGCAAATATCAAATGCTGAAGCAAGCCTATTATTCTAATGAAAATGCTCTAAATGTTTCAAGTAAGCATCGCCTAAAGGATAAAAGGCGCGGTCTTGGGCTTGATCCCGCTGGGCCGCAAACCGCTCAATAATCTTATTGGACAGTACTTTGCCAAGCTGAACTCCCTCTTGATCGAAAGAATTAATCCCCCATATAAAGCCCTCAAAGGCCACCTTGTTCTCAAAAAAAGATAAAAAAGCCCCCAATGCAAAGGGAGTGAGTTGCTCGCCTAATAAAATATGCGTTGGACGATTGCCCGGGAAAAACTTATTTGGGTTATCAGATGTTTGCCCGGTCGCCAAAGCTAGACTCTGCGCAAATAAATTTGCCAATAGCTTTTCTTGTGAAGTCGTTCCTTCAATCTCCAAGTCTTTTCCATATTGGCTCTTTTTAAATCCAACCATGCATACCGGAATGACTGCGGTTCCTTGATGCAGCAATTGAAAGAAAGAATGTTGGGCATTGGTTCCGGGCTCCCCCCAGATGACAGGGCCTGTTTGAAAATTCACAGATTGCCCTTGCTGATCGATGCGCTTCCCATTCGATTCCATTTCGACCTGCTGGATATGGGCTGGATAGCGGAGAAGCGCTTGAGAATAGGGAATAAGCGCTAGCGTGGGATAATTTAAAAAATTGCGATTCCAGATGCTAAGCAGAGCGGCCAATAATGGCAAGTTTTTATGCAAATCGCTTTGCAAAGCCGCCAAGTCCATGGCATGGGCGCCTCTTAAAAACTCCCAAAAAACATCAAAGCCAAAGGCAAACGATAAGATGACCGCTCCGCACATTGAAGTCGTAGAATAGCGCCCGCCTATCCAATCCCATAAATGAAAGACTTCTAAATATTTCTTGCGATTATCCATGGGAGTGCCAGGCATTGTAATGGCCACAAAATGCTCTTGGGGATTTAAATGAGCCTCTTTAAACCTGGTGCATACCAGCTCTTCATTAATTGCCGTTTCTAAGGTTGTTCCCGATTTGGAAATGACGAGAACCAGCGTTCTCTTTAAATCTTTCACCTGCTTTAGAACCCCGGCCGCATCGTCTGGATCAACATTGGAAATAAAATGCACGCGCTTGCCAGCCTTTCGCAAGTGCTCAAGGGCCAAAAAGTTGGCACGCGGGCCCAAGTCTGAGCCGCCAATCCCTACAGAAATAATGTCATCAAAGCGATTTTCCACCTCTATTTTGGACAAAAAAGACTTTAATTTATCGATCTCTTGCCTAGCCAAAAGTGCAGCTTCTTTGGCCTTGGGAGCAGTACGAGGCTCTTCGAAAAAATCCCGTGTTGCCGTATGCAAGGCAGGCCGGTTTTCTGACGGATAACCCTCAATATGATTGACGATTTCCCCATTCTGCATGGCATTCATCTTTTTCAAGACCTGAGCCTCTTGAGCCAGCTGCTGCAGAGCTTGCATGACTTCGTCCGTCACTTTTTCAGTTCCATATAACAGCTTAAAACCGCAAGCTTCGCTACAATATGTTGCCAAGCGCTCAGGAGTCAACTGTCCAGGCTTTGCTAGATCAATAGGGTTTTGAGCAAGCGCTTGAAGCTTTTCAGCTGCGGGATAATTTAAAAAAGAAGGCTGTTGTTGAGCCATGCGACCCTCTTTGACAAATGACATAGTTTCTCCTCATTGGAATAAAAAGCTAATTGTAAAAATGAATACTTTATTCATTTTTATCAATCTTCCTTTTGAAGATGCTTATCAATTCAAGACCTATTCTTCCAATTGCAAGCAAAAGTCCTTAAATATCAACTCTTGAGGAAATCCCAGACACTCTCCGGTCGAAACCACCGTGCCCCCTGCAGCACAAAATCCCTGCAATTTACGTTTTCCTTGATGGCTTAATCCCGTTGGAGCATATAGTAAATAATCCAGTCCATCCCAATTCGTAATCAGGTGATCCTCAGCAATTAAACGAAACGGTACAGCACGTTCAAGCAAGCGGCGCAAAGCGTGATCCAATCCATCAAAATAAGACGGACGAAAACAAGACATGGAAGGCAGGCAGATTCCTATTTTAATTTCTTTAGGTAACGGAACATATAAAGCGGGTTGCTTGCCTACATAGCCATAAGAGAAGGAGGGAGAATCCCATCCCCAAGCCGCCAAAGGAAGCGTAGCTCCCTTTAACGCCAAATTGAGATGCTCAAACCTTTCCGGATGAAGTAATTGCGCCTGCCATAAAGGGCGATCTTTAAGGGAAGAGGCGTCTAAGAATAAATAACAGGGCAAGGCATCGGGCAAACGAGAAGCCAATAAGGCCAAATATTCAATTCGCACATCCCGGCAAAAAATCCTAAGCAGCTGTCTACCGCCTTCGCTCTGCTCTAAATCTTGCGGGGTAAGATGGGCGAAAGAAGAGAGGGAAAGGCCGGTTTCTTCTTTAAATGAGCGCTGATCTTTGAAGCCTTCTTCCAACCACTCTCGTAAAT
The nucleotide sequence above comes from Candidatus Protochlamydia phocaeensis. Encoded proteins:
- the gatB gene encoding Asp-tRNA(Asn)/Glu-tRNA(Gln) amidotransferase subunit GatB codes for the protein MSHKYPHPSHSDWEAVIGLEIHVELNTKSKLFSVAPNHFGDDPNTNITEVCTGQPGALPVLNKEAVRKAVQFGCAIQAKVAKFSKFDRKSYFYPDSPRNFQITQYDQPIVLGGTVIAEVDGEEKSFAVNRVHLEDDAGMLKHFSTFAGVDYNRAGCPLIEIVSEPCIHTPREAVAYAMAIKAILQYIDASDCNMEEGSLRVDTNVSVRLKGENKLRNKIEIKNMNSFSFMEMALKSEINRQIQAYLDNPHLPHDQVIEQATYRWDPEKQETVLMRRKESADDYRYFPEPDLVPIILTDEYIEEIREGLPELPLQRERRYVRQLGLSPHHAFALTSEKALADYFEKALNSCSNARSLANWLLVEFPGRLKESGEDVITIGIKPEHAASLINLIEKGTITGRIAKSVADDMVAAPGKDPAEIVAANPDYKPLNDQAEIERFVDQVLAENGQSVVDFKAGRDKAFAFLVGQVMKLCKGKASPQLVNDLLKQKISQMP
- a CDS encoding glucose-6-phosphate isomerase; amino-acid sequence: MSFVKEGRMAQQQPSFLNYPAAEKLQALAQNPIDLAKPGQLTPERLATYCSEACGFKLLYGTEKVTDEVMQALQQLAQEAQVLKKMNAMQNGEIVNHIEGYPSENRPALHTATRDFFEEPRTAPKAKEAALLARQEIDKLKSFLSKIEVENRFDDIISVGIGGSDLGPRANFLALEHLRKAGKRVHFISNVDPDDAAGVLKQVKDLKRTLVLVISKSGTTLETAINEELVCTRFKEAHLNPQEHFVAITMPGTPMDNRKKYLEVFHLWDWIGGRYSTTSMCGAVILSFAFGFDVFWEFLRGAHAMDLAALQSDLHKNLPLLAALLSIWNRNFLNYPTLALIPYSQALLRYPAHIQQVEMESNGKRIDQQGQSVNFQTGPVIWGEPGTNAQHSFFQLLHQGTAVIPVCMVGFKKSQYGKDLEIEGTTSQEKLLANLFAQSLALATGQTSDNPNKFFPGNRPTHILLGEQLTPFALGAFLSFFENKVAFEGFIWGINSFDQEGVQLGKVLSNKIIERFAAQRDQAQDRAFYPLGDAYLKHLEHFH
- a CDS encoding SycD/LcrH family type III secretion system chaperone gives rise to the protein MKDDLSEFRLSKKVKEKLKNKKLLQKELAEGKTAQEILGFSDSTMAKFYGAAYQLFEHKRYVDAANAFLFLATLNLHNHDYWLGLGMATQMCQDYEAAIDAYELAALCDISSPVPYFYLAKCLFAIHDRESALQALDLAIETSNEFEEYAELKRQAQEAKRILLKHDGFNTSS
- the xerD gene encoding site-specific tyrosine recombinase XerD, whose translation is MKEDIEDFATYLVAEKGLALNTLEAYRRDVSVFLTFLEGQQVKAWADVGLEHITSFLADKQRGDYAPSSICRALIAIKVLFRFLKRERLLSSNVTLLLETPKLWQLIPDVLTPEEMDKLMQQPNCQTKEGARDRAILEVLYASGLRASELCQLKIQDVDDTFIRVQGKGGKERVVPIGTKAIAAVDRYLAFRDASADERQDALFVSRTHKPLDRIQVWRLVKLYARQAGISKSISPHTFRHSFATHLLDNGADLRIIQELLGHAHISSTDRYTHVSCTHLQEAFQAFHPRQHPIR